A stretch of the Phormidium ambiguum IAM M-71 genome encodes the following:
- a CDS encoding DUF1499 domain-containing protein has protein sequence MVESKAEKRSPLQRLIISLLSLLIATILLLGINIVSPGGMTMFAGKRPTNLGVNDGKLTPCPNTPNCVSSQSTDTQHKIEPLVYNTSPAEAIATLKKVIESQERTKIISESPNYIYAEFKSKIMGYVDDVEFYLDEAAKVIHVRSASRLGQSDLGVNRNRIETIRAAFDTLKG, from the coding sequence ATGGTGGAAAGCAAAGCAGAAAAGCGATCGCCTTTACAGCGGTTAATTATTAGTTTATTATCTCTGCTAATTGCGACTATTCTTTTACTAGGAATCAATATAGTTTCACCGGGAGGAATGACAATGTTCGCCGGGAAAAGACCTACTAATCTTGGTGTCAACGATGGCAAATTAACGCCTTGTCCCAATACACCGAATTGTGTTAGTAGCCAAAGCACAGATACGCAGCACAAAATTGAGCCATTAGTTTATAATACATCTCCCGCAGAAGCAATTGCGACTTTGAAAAAGGTAATTGAATCCCAAGAAAGAACAAAAATTATCTCTGAATCTCCCAACTACATCTATGCTGAATTTAAAAGCAAGATTATGGGATATGTGGATGATGTAGAATTCTACTTGGATGAAGCTGCGAAAGTAATTCATGTGCGTTCAGCTTCCAGATTAGGGCAATCTGATTTAGGCGTAAATCGGAACAGAATCGAAACAATTAGAGCCGCCTTTGATACATTAAAAGGCTAG